A section of the bacterium genome encodes:
- a CDS encoding sigma-70 family RNA polymerase sigma factor has translation MHTDDYLTVSAVLNGDKDGYGKLVDKYKKMVYGIAWSHLGDVDLSEDAAQETFVKAYTYLGTLREPDKFAGWLARIARNVCGSLGRGIKRENAFHKKWAVIESTEAVPQEEDRESLSQQLWDSFAKLPAIHREALTLFYVEGKSIAEASATLGIAEQTLRTRLHRARIALRTQLEQMLEESLGDLQPSKNFTRSVIVLLPMTPKGAIGAGGALAALGKLSASISFSLWISVASMLPVLGLYAMFSKLDEAGLEDKPENRPIKAFIRRGYVKAMAVMFVYFVVVFPLIWLSIIHRQENTLYAMIQVVSLLWAYMTWRAFKPLRVNTSLAVIGGALGVAIIFIAIVAFAFFHASPYLFFIASLLASIIAYFTNQKLPQRVGFNLFTGSALGIFGDFEDDQSLGHRLTRTELLSFAKFLGGVWLVNDYRWRGDGITLFAGGSKRVIITWDGACTATMSAKDLKFTRQLLIGRSVEAAELQDNACRVVRYALNCFLRGDLEAMRRVLSLDEAPSAQSLTTARHNRVKSLVGVILGISTLAMFLVIPLFEPSEKEKELHHVAGAYYILIVPAVGFLVAIIVMTITLRRTRRQNRSIHH, from the coding sequence ATGCACACGGACGACTATCTGACAGTGAGTGCTGTCCTGAATGGCGATAAAGACGGCTATGGGAAACTCGTAGACAAATACAAGAAGATGGTCTACGGTATCGCATGGAGTCATCTTGGTGATGTCGACCTTTCTGAAGATGCTGCCCAAGAGACATTCGTTAAGGCATATACCTACCTTGGCACGCTCCGTGAACCCGACAAATTTGCGGGCTGGCTGGCAAGGATTGCTCGCAACGTATGCGGTTCACTGGGACGTGGGATAAAGCGTGAGAATGCCTTCCACAAGAAATGGGCTGTGATTGAATCCACTGAGGCCGTACCGCAAGAAGAGGATCGCGAGTCTCTATCACAGCAACTCTGGGATTCGTTCGCCAAATTGCCGGCTATCCACCGCGAGGCATTGACTCTCTTCTATGTTGAAGGCAAGAGTATAGCTGAGGCCTCGGCGACACTGGGAATAGCAGAGCAGACCTTGCGCACGAGACTACACCGGGCAAGAATAGCTCTGCGCACTCAGCTTGAACAGATGCTTGAGGAATCGTTGGGTGACCTGCAGCCGAGTAAGAATTTCACTCGCTCCGTGATCGTTCTGCTTCCGATGACTCCCAAGGGCGCAATTGGAGCAGGCGGCGCGCTTGCCGCGCTCGGTAAGCTGTCTGCGAGCATTTCATTCTCATTGTGGATATCAGTGGCTTCGATGCTGCCGGTATTAGGTCTATATGCAATGTTTTCCAAGCTGGATGAGGCCGGCCTTGAGGACAAACCTGAGAACCGGCCAATCAAGGCGTTTATCAGACGCGGCTACGTGAAAGCTATGGCCGTGATGTTCGTATATTTCGTGGTCGTCTTCCCCTTGATTTGGCTGTCTATTATACACCGACAAGAAAACACCCTATACGCAATGATCCAGGTCGTCAGTCTGCTGTGGGCTTATATGACCTGGCGAGCATTCAAACCTCTTCGAGTAAACACGAGCTTAGCGGTGATTGGAGGGGCGCTCGGAGTTGCGATCATCTTCATTGCAATTGTCGCGTTTGCTTTCTTCCATGCGTCGCCCTACCTGTTTTTTATAGCATCACTGCTAGCCAGCATAATAGCCTACTTCACCAATCAGAAACTGCCCCAAAGAGTCGGCTTCAATCTGTTCACGGGCAGCGCACTGGGCATCTTCGGGGACTTCGAGGACGATCAATCGCTGGGACACAGGCTGACCAGGACGGAACTGCTTTCGTTTGCGAAGTTTCTGGGCGGAGTCTGGCTGGTGAATGACTACAGATGGCGCGGTGACGGAATTACACTATTCGCCGGCGGTTCCAAGAGGGTCATAATCACCTGGGACGGCGCTTGCACCGCGACGATGAGCGCCAAAGATCTGAAGTTCACCCGGCAACTACTCATTGGTCGCAGCGTTGAAGCAGCCGAACTGCAAGACAATGCGTGTCGAGTGGTTCGATATGCCTTGAACTGCTTTCTCCGAGGCGATTTGGAGGCCATGCGTAGAGTTCTCTCTCTTGACGAAGCCCCATCGGCCCAGAGCTTAACCACCGCCAGACACAACCGCGTCAAGTCTCTTGTAGGAGTCATCCTCGGAATTTCAACTCTCGCGATGTTTCTCGTGATACCGCTTTTTGAGCCATCTGAGAAAGAGAAAGAACTTCATCATGTGGCGGGCGCATACTACATTCTGATCGTACCGGCGGTAGGCTTCCTGGTAGCGATAATTGTCATGACAATCACCTTGCGCAGAACCCGTCGCCAAAACCGCTCGATACATCACTGA
- a CDS encoding response regulator transcription factor: MSTAVAGVGIVHTGITTFVIDEHPIIGWALNEYLSRHTDITVLGNAPSADEAMAIIRQKRPHVVIMGASQPDIKCVQAVSSIVRMGTQVVAFCDVIKKEMIDALVAAGGIGFVPKTSTIDDLIKAIESAAQKKRWVSPLLRKNISVEPDPTAHAALTNREREIVVLVAQGLSSKQIADKLFISVNTVESHRKRIFKKLDMHTCAQLVRYAVKEGLMLES, from the coding sequence TTGTCAACAGCAGTAGCTGGGGTTGGGATTGTGCATACAGGGATTACCACCTTCGTCATTGACGAACACCCGATAATAGGTTGGGCATTGAACGAATATCTATCACGACACACTGACATCACTGTGCTGGGTAATGCTCCATCCGCAGATGAGGCAATGGCTATAATAAGGCAAAAAAGACCACATGTGGTGATAATGGGCGCATCCCAGCCGGACATTAAATGCGTTCAGGCAGTCTCCAGTATTGTACGTATGGGCACCCAGGTGGTGGCATTTTGCGATGTTATTAAGAAGGAGATGATTGACGCGCTCGTTGCAGCGGGAGGAATCGGATTTGTACCAAAAACTTCCACAATAGATGACTTGATAAAAGCTATAGAATCTGCCGCGCAAAAAAAGAGATGGGTTTCTCCATTATTGCGAAAAAATATCTCTGTCGAACCGGACCCAACCGCACACGCAGCACTTACAAACAGAGAGCGTGAAATTGTTGTGCTGGTCGCTCAAGGACTCAGCAGCAAACAGATTGCCGACAAGCTGTTCATCAGTGTCAATACGGTAGAAAGCCACAGAAAGCGAATATTCAAGAAGCTCGATATGCATACTTGCGCACAGTTGGTTCGTTACGCAGTCAAAGAAGGGTTGATGTTGGAAAGTTAA
- the pfkB gene encoding 1-phosphofructokinase — protein MILTITPNTAIDKTYKVEGFGLDRVHRPSASRTVAGGKGINVVRVLKTVGHEGIATGFVGGATGEAIMRLISQEGLRHDFVHVQDESRLCIAVVDPKNGTQTEINENGPLITKDEVELMLEKITSLVCGCEFVAMCGSCPPGVPDDFYGKIIRIAKNAGVKAVLDASNSHLKEAIKSAPFMVKPNVTELSQIAGRELLTLEEIVRAAKSLKQFGVSITAVTMGRSGAIVTDGVQVWKAVPPEIQFASAVGSGDAFLAMFMAAITQGKTLPDALVSATAAGAANATTYGAGFCSLESITEIKKGVTLTNIT, from the coding sequence TTGATATTAACCATAACTCCCAACACGGCAATTGACAAAACGTATAAAGTGGAAGGTTTCGGGCTGGATAGGGTCCACAGACCAAGTGCGAGCCGGACAGTTGCGGGTGGCAAAGGGATAAACGTTGTTCGAGTGCTCAAGACAGTCGGCCATGAGGGGATTGCGACCGGTTTTGTCGGTGGTGCGACGGGTGAAGCAATCATGCGCCTGATCAGCCAGGAGGGACTGCGTCACGATTTTGTGCATGTGCAGGATGAGTCCAGGCTCTGCATAGCAGTCGTAGACCCGAAGAACGGCACCCAGACGGAGATTAACGAAAACGGTCCCCTCATCACCAAAGATGAAGTCGAGCTGATGCTTGAGAAGATTACAAGCCTTGTCTGCGGATGCGAGTTTGTCGCGATGTGCGGAAGCTGTCCGCCGGGAGTGCCGGACGATTTCTATGGCAAGATAATTCGGATCGCCAAAAATGCCGGCGTGAAGGCTGTGCTCGATGCGAGCAATTCTCATCTGAAAGAGGCAATCAAGTCCGCTCCGTTTATGGTAAAGCCCAATGTCACCGAGCTTTCGCAGATCGCAGGAAGGGAACTGCTGACACTTGAGGAGATCGTGAGAGCGGCGAAAAGCCTGAAGCAGTTCGGCGTGAGCATTACCGCCGTGACGATGGGTCGCAGCGGCGCAATTGTCACGGATGGGGTGCAGGTATGGAAGGCCGTTCCGCCGGAAATTCAATTTGCAAGTGCTGTAGGTTCGGGTGACGCGTTTTTGGCTATGTTTATGGCTGCGATTACTCAGGGGAAAACACTGCCGGATGCACTCGTCTCTGCGACGGCGGCAGGTGCTGCAAATGCGACTACATACGGTGCGGGATTTTGCTCGCTTGAGTCTATAACGGAGATCAAAAAGGGCGTAACCCTCACCAATATCACATAA
- a CDS encoding methyl-accepting chemotaxis protein: MWFYDLKIRTKLLCGFIFVAVIAGTIGLVGVSGIRKVADADKTMYERMTVPISQLSDIAVGFYEVHINLRNMMMTRTLEERKQHISNIRELTAEIKKASDEYEKTIITDKMRDNFEHFKQSRQEFAPLRDRIIELALQGRDSEAIAILRGPAAASTKAEQDAIDAMLKMKVSQANQTSVSNTSTAKNVFTIVVLLMIAGVSVAVGLGWFMSTVISRPVVDIAAAAEKVANGDLTINIESKSKDEIGSLCTSFRRMIENLRSVVHDVRQSAETVSASSQELSGASKEVTQGTQQIGDTIGQVAAGSQEQSKTAQSSSLAMEQLSRAIDEVASGAQAQARQVENTVALIQQISSSIEDVAKLSQDSAVNGQRVSEVAADGGKEVIEAVDGMHRIKQATDRVAEMVIKLGESSQQIGAIVETIDDIAEQTNLLALNAAIEAARAGEHGKGFAVVADEVRKLAERSSKATGEIADLIGDIQEMTKSAVEAMNHGSQEVSDGTELANRAGEALKNIQSSIEGIVGEIHQISANAQHVSSSSADVVRSIENVSSVTQQTTAAAQEMSASSTEVCHQIEQVAALSEQNAAATEEVSATTEEQNAAAEELNASAEELADMAGQLQELVSHFKLDDDIRPGSVHDISSRVAQTAHRKAA, translated from the coding sequence ATGTGGTTTTATGACCTCAAGATCAGGACCAAATTGTTGTGCGGCTTTATCTTTGTAGCCGTAATTGCCGGTACTATAGGGCTTGTGGGTGTATCAGGCATAAGAAAAGTAGCCGACGCAGACAAAACGATGTACGAGCGAATGACCGTACCGATATCTCAACTCAGCGATATCGCAGTTGGTTTTTATGAAGTCCATATCAACTTGCGAAATATGATGATGACACGGACGCTTGAAGAGCGCAAGCAGCATATTAGCAATATACGCGAACTCACAGCCGAGATTAAAAAAGCCAGTGATGAGTATGAGAAGACAATCATCACTGATAAGATGCGAGATAATTTTGAGCATTTCAAACAATCCCGTCAAGAGTTTGCCCCCTTAAGAGACCGGATAATTGAACTTGCTCTTCAGGGCAGAGATTCGGAAGCCATCGCCATCCTACGTGGTCCTGCGGCTGCCTCGACCAAAGCCGAGCAGGACGCCATCGATGCAATGCTGAAAATGAAAGTCTCTCAGGCGAACCAGACATCCGTTTCCAATACCTCCACTGCAAAGAATGTGTTTACAATTGTAGTATTGCTGATGATCGCGGGTGTGTCGGTTGCAGTCGGGCTAGGGTGGTTTATGTCGACAGTCATCTCCCGTCCTGTTGTCGATATCGCCGCTGCAGCAGAGAAAGTCGCTAACGGTGACCTCACGATCAATATTGAGAGCAAATCCAAAGATGAAATTGGGTCATTGTGCACGAGCTTTCGCAGGATGATCGAGAACCTGCGCAGCGTTGTACATGATGTAAGGCAGAGTGCCGAGACGGTGAGTGCATCTTCACAGGAACTCTCAGGCGCTTCAAAAGAGGTCACTCAGGGAACACAGCAGATCGGCGACACGATCGGCCAGGTGGCCGCAGGCAGCCAGGAACAGTCCAAGACGGCTCAATCCAGTTCACTTGCCATGGAACAGCTCAGTCGAGCAATAGACGAAGTCGCTTCTGGTGCCCAGGCTCAGGCAAGGCAAGTTGAGAATACGGTCGCGCTTATCCAGCAGATCAGTTCTTCTATCGAAGACGTTGCAAAGCTGTCACAGGATTCCGCGGTCAATGGCCAGCGAGTCAGCGAGGTTGCTGCTGATGGCGGCAAAGAGGTGATCGAAGCTGTCGACGGTATGCACAGGATCAAGCAGGCAACCGACAGGGTTGCTGAAATGGTCATCAAGCTCGGCGAGAGTTCGCAGCAGATTGGCGCGATAGTTGAGACTATTGACGATATTGCTGAGCAGACAAACCTGCTGGCTCTGAACGCGGCCATTGAAGCAGCCCGGGCAGGCGAGCATGGCAAAGGCTTTGCCGTGGTTGCCGATGAAGTCAGAAAACTGGCAGAGAGGTCATCAAAGGCCACCGGCGAGATTGCCGATCTCATCGGCGATATTCAGGAGATGACAAAATCTGCTGTTGAAGCGATGAACCATGGCAGCCAGGAAGTATCAGACGGCACAGAGCTTGCAAATCGCGCAGGCGAAGCACTAAAGAATATTCAGAGTTCCATCGAGGGTATTGTCGGTGAGATTCATCAAATATCGGCCAATGCACAGCACGTGAGCAGCTCAAGCGCTGATGTTGTGAGATCCATAGAAAATGTTTCGTCCGTTACCCAGCAGACCACTGCCGCCGCCCAGGAGATGAGCGCCTCGTCGACTGAGGTCTGCCACCAGATTGAGCAAGTAGCCGCTTTGAGCGAGCAGAATGCTGCTGCCACGGAAGAAGTTTCTGCCACGACAGAGGAACAGAATGCAGCTGCAGAAGAGCTAAACGCATCAGCCGAGGAACTGGCCGATATGGCCGGTCAATTGCAAGAACTGGTCTCGCATTTTAAGCTTGATGACGACATCCGTCCCGGCAGTGTGCATGACATATCCAGTCGCGTTGCTCAGACGGCGCATCGTAAGGCTGCATAG
- a CDS encoding chemotaxis protein CheW, producing the protein MTGETQMAAIDKCEQVVVFELGGECYGIAIGSVSTIIRMQGITTIPRVPDFVDGVINLRGSIIPVINLRRRFGLPAGEHTKAARIVVVEVDGQMIGVTVDAVVETLRLPMEAIQAPPPVMSSVSSDFLRGVGQHESRLVVLLDLDKVLMTDETQSISKCIGKLDERRAAA; encoded by the coding sequence ATGACTGGTGAGACACAAATGGCAGCCATCGACAAATGTGAGCAGGTGGTTGTGTTCGAGTTGGGCGGCGAATGCTATGGAATTGCTATAGGGTCGGTCAGCACCATTATCAGAATGCAGGGAATCACTACAATCCCCAGAGTGCCTGATTTCGTAGACGGTGTGATAAATCTGAGGGGCAGTATCATTCCCGTGATTAACTTAAGGAGACGCTTCGGACTGCCTGCAGGTGAACATACAAAGGCTGCCAGGATAGTAGTTGTTGAGGTTGATGGCCAAATGATCGGTGTGACTGTGGATGCAGTAGTTGAGACGCTGAGGCTGCCCATGGAAGCGATCCAGGCGCCTCCTCCGGTTATGTCGTCAGTAAGCTCAGATTTTTTGCGCGGCGTGGGTCAGCATGAAAGCCGCCTTGTGGTTTTACTTGATCTGGATAAAGTGCTTATGACAGATGAAACACAGAGTATTTCCAAGTGCATAGGCAAATTGGATGAAAGGAGAGCAGCGGCGTAA
- the rsmA gene encoding 16S rRNA (adenine(1518)-N(6)/adenine(1519)-N(6))-dimethyltransferase RsmA → MNLTSAPQVRKLLADHGLRPKKRLGQNFLIDRNVLERIVAASGAREGVNVLEIGPGLGVLTKELADTGARVVCVEADKALIPILEDTLVGSAVEIINQDFLKVNLSEFIGKRGGGKWTVVGNLPYYITSPIITMLLDSKEIISSIVLMVQREVARRLQAAPGTDDYGSLSVFVQYHCEIESVMKVSKNVFYPVPDVDSEVVKLTMREKPAVAVCDEALFFRIVRAAFGKRRKTLLNALGSSAELGWDKEKAHLILAQAEIDENRRGETLSLDEFAALGTSAFQN, encoded by the coding sequence ATGAACCTCACATCCGCTCCACAAGTCAGAAAACTGCTCGCCGACCATGGCCTGCGCCCAAAAAAGCGCCTCGGGCAGAATTTCCTTATTGATCGTAATGTGCTGGAACGAATCGTGGCAGCAAGCGGCGCTCGTGAGGGCGTGAATGTTCTTGAGATCGGACCAGGGCTGGGTGTGCTCACAAAAGAATTGGCCGATACAGGCGCCCGGGTGGTATGCGTAGAGGCGGACAAAGCGCTTATCCCCATTCTCGAAGATACGCTTGTCGGCAGTGCTGTCGAGATCATAAACCAGGATTTTCTTAAAGTCAATCTGTCTGAGTTTATCGGCAAGCGCGGTGGAGGCAAGTGGACTGTGGTCGGCAATCTGCCCTATTACATCACAAGTCCAATAATCACAATGCTCCTGGATTCCAAAGAGATCATCTCATCCATAGTATTGATGGTGCAGAGGGAAGTGGCTCGGAGACTCCAGGCTGCACCAGGGACGGATGACTACGGCTCGCTGAGCGTATTCGTGCAATATCACTGCGAGATCGAGAGCGTGATGAAAGTCTCAAAAAACGTGTTCTATCCCGTGCCGGATGTCGATTCCGAAGTGGTCAAGCTGACCATGCGGGAAAAGCCGGCTGTGGCTGTGTGCGATGAGGCTCTCTTTTTCAGAATAGTAAGGGCGGCTTTCGGCAAACGCAGGAAAACACTACTTAATGCGCTCGGTTCATCGGCGGAGTTAGGTTGGGATAAAGAAAAAGCTCACCTAATCCTTGCCCAGGCTGAAATTGATGAGAACAGACGTGGGGAGACTCTCTCGCTGGACGAGTTTGCAGCGCTTGGCACGAGTGCATTCCAAAACTAA